The Streptomyces sp. NBC_01775 genome includes a region encoding these proteins:
- a CDS encoding beta-glucosidase family protein, with amino-acid sequence MSDMSDVSGVNPTSGSAPQDGANPVTTPDSGASLGAAPAAGGAGADARARAAAVEDALAKLSLPAKAALLGGTDMWSVGPESGAGFGRLVMSDGPAGVRGEDWTPEDPSVALPSPTALGATWDIALAHEAGLLLAQEARRKGAHVVLAPTVNLHRTPYGGRHFEAYAEDPELTGVVGAALVSGIQQGGVGTTPKHYVGNDSETDRYTVDVRADGRTLREQYLAPFERIVRTARPWGVMAAYNSVNGVTMSEHDTLNNGVLRGEWGFDGVLVSDWTGARSTTGCALGGLDLAMPGPDTVYGEHLVAAVRDGRVPEETVDTLVRRVLLLAARAGVLDGAPPAVPPHALPRPLDGEATVRELAARSCVLLRNERSALPLDLPHGGGEAPGAGTVRRVAVSGLPASAPRFGGGGSAQVFPKSVSTPLAALREALPVGAGLSYEPGPDPRSRLAAATSGDGFALTAVLHGLDDAELARVEQADGSVRWMGSLPGGASFADLGRVELTGEFTPLESGAHRLAVRGVGHFRLEAGERVLYDAELTPESEDPAAAFLNPPQRIFLFDAEAGQTVAVRLVHSVAVQGLGALFGLVSFELGYGAPAVPDEELIQRAVFAAEEADSALVFVGTTDDSESEGVDRDTLALPGRQDELVSRIAAVNARTVVVVNAGAPVLMPWREEVAAVLLSWFPGEAGGDALADVLLGHAEPGGRLPTTWPDTEDDLPVRQVVPDGDGQLPYAEGPYIGYRAWRRAGAEPAYWFGHGLGYTEWDYEALNITPAAPAGSSADPYAPVAEVTVRVRNSGPRAGREVVQLYLGPEGAERKLVAFAVVEAGPGASAEARLSVPLRALQTWDETHEVWQPLPAPHTFTAARSASDFRLTAQLALAP; translated from the coding sequence ATGAGCGACATGAGCGATGTGAGTGGTGTGAACCCAACGTCCGGAAGTGCGCCCCAAGACGGAGCGAACCCCGTCACCACGCCCGACAGCGGTGCCTCCCTCGGCGCGGCACCCGCAGCCGGCGGCGCCGGCGCGGACGCCAGGGCGCGGGCCGCCGCCGTGGAGGACGCGCTCGCCAAGCTCAGCCTGCCCGCCAAAGCGGCGCTGCTGGGCGGCACCGACATGTGGTCGGTCGGCCCCGAGTCCGGCGCCGGCTTCGGCAGACTCGTGATGTCCGACGGCCCCGCCGGGGTGCGCGGCGAGGACTGGACGCCCGAGGACCCCAGCGTCGCGCTGCCCTCGCCCACCGCGCTCGGCGCCACCTGGGACATCGCGCTCGCCCACGAGGCCGGACTGCTGCTCGCCCAGGAGGCCCGCCGCAAGGGCGCCCACGTCGTCCTGGCGCCCACCGTCAACCTGCACCGCACCCCCTACGGAGGGCGGCACTTCGAGGCGTATGCGGAGGACCCGGAGCTGACCGGAGTCGTGGGCGCCGCGCTCGTGTCGGGAATCCAGCAGGGCGGCGTCGGCACCACTCCCAAGCACTACGTCGGCAACGACTCGGAGACCGACCGCTACACCGTCGATGTACGCGCCGACGGCCGCACCCTGCGCGAGCAATACCTCGCCCCCTTCGAACGGATCGTGCGCACGGCCCGCCCCTGGGGCGTGATGGCCGCCTACAACAGCGTCAACGGCGTGACGATGAGCGAGCACGACACGCTCAACAACGGTGTCCTGCGCGGCGAATGGGGCTTCGACGGCGTCCTCGTATCCGACTGGACCGGCGCCCGCTCCACCACGGGCTGCGCCCTGGGCGGCCTCGACCTGGCGATGCCGGGCCCCGACACGGTCTACGGCGAACACCTGGTCGCCGCGGTCCGCGACGGCCGGGTGCCCGAGGAGACCGTCGACACGCTGGTGCGGCGGGTACTGCTGCTGGCCGCCCGCGCGGGCGTGCTGGACGGCGCGCCCCCCGCCGTGCCCCCGCACGCGCTGCCCCGCCCCCTGGACGGCGAGGCCACTGTGCGCGAGTTGGCAGCGCGCTCCTGCGTGCTGCTGCGCAACGAGCGCTCCGCCCTGCCCCTCGACCTCCCGCACGGCGGGGGCGAGGCACCCGGTGCGGGCACGGTCCGCCGCGTCGCCGTATCCGGACTGCCCGCCTCGGCGCCGCGCTTCGGCGGCGGAGGCAGCGCGCAGGTCTTCCCCAAGTCCGTCAGCACCCCGTTGGCCGCGCTGCGCGAGGCGCTGCCCGTCGGCGCCGGGCTGTCCTACGAGCCGGGGCCCGACCCGCGCTCGCGGCTCGCCGCGGCCACCTCCGGCGACGGCTTCGCGCTCACGGCCGTACTGCACGGGCTCGACGACGCCGAACTGGCGCGCGTCGAGCAGGCCGACGGCAGCGTGCGCTGGATGGGCAGCCTGCCCGGCGGGGCCTCGTTCGCCGACCTCGGGCGCGTCGAGCTGACCGGGGAGTTCACCCCCCTCGAGAGCGGCGCCCACCGGCTCGCGGTGCGCGGCGTCGGCCACTTCCGCCTGGAGGCGGGCGAGCGCGTCCTGTACGACGCGGAGCTCACGCCCGAGAGCGAGGACCCGGCCGCGGCCTTCCTCAACCCGCCGCAGCGGATCTTCCTGTTCGACGCCGAGGCCGGGCAGACCGTGGCCGTCCGCCTCGTCCACTCCGTGGCGGTCCAGGGCCTGGGCGCCCTGTTCGGCCTCGTCTCCTTCGAACTGGGCTACGGCGCCCCCGCCGTGCCCGATGAGGAGCTGATCCAGCGGGCGGTGTTCGCGGCGGAAGAGGCGGACAGCGCCCTGGTGTTCGTCGGCACGACCGACGACTCCGAGAGCGAGGGGGTCGACCGCGACACCCTGGCCCTGCCCGGCCGCCAGGACGAGCTGGTCTCCCGGATCGCCGCGGTCAACGCCCGGACCGTCGTGGTGGTCAACGCGGGCGCCCCGGTGCTGATGCCGTGGCGCGAGGAGGTCGCGGCGGTGCTGCTGAGCTGGTTCCCCGGCGAGGCGGGCGGCGACGCGCTCGCCGATGTCCTGCTCGGCCACGCCGAGCCCGGCGGACGGCTCCCCACGACATGGCCGGACACGGAGGACGACCTCCCGGTCCGCCAGGTCGTCCCGGACGGCGACGGCCAGCTGCCGTACGCCGAGGGCCCGTACATCGGATACCGCGCCTGGCGCCGCGCGGGCGCCGAGCCCGCCTACTGGTTCGGGCACGGGCTGGGCTACACGGAGTGGGACTACGAGGCGCTCAACATCACCCCGGCCGCCCCCGCCGGATCCTCCGCCGACCCGTACGCCCCGGTCGCCGAGGTCACCGTCCGGGTACGCAACAGCGGCCCGCGCGCGGGCCGCGAGGTCGTCCAGCTCTACCTCGGCCCCGAGGGCGCGGAACGCAAGCTGGTGGCCTTCGCCGTCGTGGAGGCCGGCCCCGGAGCCTCCGCCGAGGCCCGCCTCTCCGTCCCGCTGCGCGCGCTGCAAACCTGGGACGAGACCCACGAGGTGTGGCAGCCGCTCCCCGCCCCCCACACCTTCACAGCCGCCCGCAGCGCGTCCGACTTCCGCCTCACGGCCCAACTGGCCCTGGCCCCTTGA
- a CDS encoding TetR/AcrR family transcriptional regulator: MSSDPPATRRRPTHRKGRPTLSRESVGRAALDFLGRRGAGELTMRSLAADLGVSPRALYNYVEDRRDLIAVAAEIFESGWQPPPLDPAPEKWRESLALFCRDLRAHYRRHPGMTSLALGENITMARHPVMLRNVDALIGFFEEVGLPLADAYRACGETLRTVVGFVEFQDGPHDRPPEQVDPSDVTRVPPPWLTPHERDAGVELPHLSRLAGLPPATPDALFDFALSTLTEGLAARVAP, translated from the coding sequence ATGAGCAGCGATCCTCCGGCCACCCGTCGCCGGCCCACGCACCGCAAGGGCCGTCCCACGCTCTCCCGTGAGTCGGTGGGCAGGGCCGCGCTCGACTTCCTCGGCCGCCGCGGGGCCGGTGAGCTGACGATGCGTTCGCTCGCCGCCGATCTGGGAGTCTCACCCCGCGCGCTGTACAACTACGTCGAGGACCGGCGCGATCTGATCGCCGTCGCTGCGGAGATCTTCGAGTCCGGCTGGCAGCCGCCGCCGCTCGACCCCGCTCCCGAGAAGTGGCGCGAGAGCCTGGCGCTCTTCTGCCGGGACCTGCGCGCTCACTACCGCCGCCATCCGGGGATGACCAGCCTCGCGCTGGGCGAGAACATCACCATGGCCCGCCATCCGGTCATGCTGCGCAACGTGGACGCGCTCATAGGCTTCTTCGAAGAGGTCGGGCTGCCCCTCGCCGACGCCTATCGGGCGTGTGGGGAGACGCTGCGGACGGTCGTCGGGTTCGTCGAGTTCCAGGACGGCCCCCATGACCGGCCGCCCGAGCAGGTGGACCCCTCCGACGTGACGCGGGTCCCGCCGCCGTGGCTCACCCCCCACGAGCGGGATGCCGGTGTGGAGCTGCCTCATCTGTCCCGTCTCGCCGGGCTGCCACCCGCCACGCCCGACGCGCTCTTCGACTTCGCGCTGAGCACCCTCACCGAGGGTCTGGCCGCACGCGTCGCCCCGTGA
- a CDS encoding MFS transporter, whose translation MPRPAGLTMDLTPLRESRDYRLLYTGFIGVVFGTLMTSVAIAVQVHDLTGSSLHVGLVSLARALPLVVGLLAGGVLADRVDRRTLMLATRLPLALVAAALAVNALLPEPRLWVIYAATGATGLLAGLGGPAMLAAIPALVGPQRLAAAGALTAASTQLAGVFGPAVAGALMAGPGPAICFMADAAGFLVFSAVLLFIRPLPPGAPRPADATRPDGVPGGVGETAGEEPAASRPGAMTGIRQAFGAVADGVRFIRGHRLIVGLLLIDAAAMVFTMPQALYPTLAEDRFGGGPGLVGLLYAAPALGALVGAATSGWTGRAGGHAVIGAVLLWGLSLSGFGLTAYLPVALLLLALAGFGDLISETLRSALLQHGTPDALRGRVSSLWMVQATVSPALGNAALGVLAELTGAASAVVIGGLVCTAATLAIAAAFPSLRRARLTAPGVARS comes from the coding sequence ATGCCCCGCCCGGCCGGTCTCACGATGGACCTCACCCCGCTACGGGAGAGCCGCGACTACCGGCTCCTGTACACCGGATTCATCGGGGTGGTCTTCGGCACCCTGATGACCTCCGTCGCCATCGCCGTTCAGGTCCACGACCTCACCGGCTCCTCGCTGCACGTCGGGCTCGTCAGCCTCGCGCGGGCGCTGCCGCTGGTCGTGGGGCTGCTGGCCGGCGGGGTGCTCGCCGACCGGGTCGACCGGCGCACGCTGATGCTGGCCACCCGGCTTCCGCTGGCACTGGTGGCGGCGGCGCTCGCGGTCAACGCGCTGTTGCCCGAGCCTCGGTTGTGGGTCATCTACGCGGCCACGGGCGCCACGGGATTGCTGGCCGGACTCGGCGGCCCCGCGATGCTGGCGGCCATACCCGCGCTGGTCGGCCCCCAACGGCTCGCCGCAGCCGGTGCCCTGACAGCCGCCTCCACCCAACTGGCCGGCGTGTTCGGCCCCGCCGTCGCGGGCGCACTGATGGCCGGGCCGGGGCCGGCCATCTGTTTCATGGCCGACGCGGCGGGATTCCTGGTCTTCTCGGCCGTCCTGCTGTTCATCCGGCCACTGCCGCCGGGCGCGCCACGACCGGCTGATGCGACACGACCGGATGGGGTCCCAGGCGGAGTCGGGGAAACGGCCGGGGAGGAACCGGCCGCTTCCCGGCCCGGGGCCATGACGGGTATCCGGCAGGCTTTCGGAGCCGTCGCCGACGGGGTGCGGTTCATCAGGGGACACCGGCTGATCGTCGGGCTGCTGCTCATCGACGCCGCCGCCATGGTCTTCACCATGCCGCAGGCCCTCTACCCCACGCTGGCCGAGGACCGCTTCGGCGGCGGGCCCGGCCTGGTGGGCCTGCTGTACGCGGCACCCGCGCTCGGCGCGCTGGTGGGTGCCGCCACCAGCGGCTGGACGGGGCGGGCAGGCGGGCACGCGGTGATCGGGGCCGTACTGCTGTGGGGGCTCTCGCTGAGCGGATTCGGGCTGACCGCGTATCTGCCGGTCGCGCTGCTGCTGCTCGCACTGGCCGGGTTCGGCGACCTGATCTCGGAGACGCTGCGATCAGCGCTGCTCCAGCACGGGACGCCCGACGCGCTGCGGGGCCGCGTGAGCAGCCTGTGGATGGTGCAGGCGACGGTCTCCCCCGCACTGGGCAACGCCGCCTTGGGCGTGCTGGCCGAACTGACCGGCGCGGCCTCGGCGGTCGTCATCGGCGGGCTCGTCTGCACGGCGGCCACCCTGGCGATCGCCGCGGCCTTCCCCTCCCTGCGCCGGGCCAGGCTCACCGCGCCCGGCGTCGCGAGGTCGTGA
- a CDS encoding cation diffusion facilitator family transporter, translating into MSATQKQRDQTHGSGHGHEHGPGGGHGHDGHGHGVSADADRRWLSMALALIAVFIVIESVIAVLAGSLALLSDAAHMLTDAVSIVLALVAMRLSARPARGGYTFGLKRAEILSAQANGLTLILAGVWLGYEAVHRLIDPPQVTGWMVLATALAGIAVNLLATWCLSKANRSSLNVEGAYQHILNDLFAFIGTAIAGLIVLLTGFARADAIATLVVVALMFKAGYGLLRDSGRIFLEAAPVGLDPDEVGCKLASAPSVTEVHDLHIWTITSGEPALSAHVLVKPGGDCHRVRRALDRMLAEEYGLTHTTLQIDHAPAGAPEPVGTGHCATPHGPVHHDGPHAH; encoded by the coding sequence GTGAGCGCAACGCAGAAGCAACGAGATCAGACACACGGCAGCGGGCACGGGCACGAGCACGGCCCCGGCGGGGGCCACGGTCACGACGGCCATGGGCACGGGGTCTCCGCCGACGCCGACCGACGCTGGCTGTCGATGGCGCTCGCGCTGATCGCCGTCTTCATCGTGATCGAGTCCGTGATCGCCGTGCTGGCGGGATCGCTGGCCCTGCTGTCCGACGCCGCGCACATGCTGACCGACGCCGTCTCGATCGTGCTGGCGCTGGTGGCCATGCGCCTGTCGGCCCGGCCGGCCCGCGGGGGCTACACCTTCGGCCTGAAGCGGGCCGAGATCCTCTCGGCGCAGGCGAACGGGCTGACGCTGATACTCGCCGGGGTCTGGCTGGGGTACGAGGCGGTGCACCGGCTGATCGACCCGCCCCAGGTGACGGGCTGGATGGTGCTGGCGACCGCGCTCGCGGGCATCGCGGTGAATCTGCTGGCCACCTGGTGCCTGTCGAAGGCCAACCGCTCCTCGTTGAACGTCGAGGGGGCCTATCAGCACATCCTCAACGACCTGTTCGCGTTCATCGGCACCGCGATAGCCGGTCTGATCGTGCTGCTCACCGGCTTCGCCCGGGCCGACGCCATAGCGACGCTGGTCGTCGTGGCGCTGATGTTCAAGGCGGGCTACGGGCTGCTGCGCGACTCGGGCCGCATCTTCCTGGAGGCCGCCCCCGTAGGGCTCGACCCGGACGAGGTGGGCTGCAAGCTGGCGTCGGCGCCCTCGGTGACCGAGGTGCACGACCTGCACATATGGACCATCACCTCGGGCGAGCCCGCGCTGTCGGCGCACGTGCTGGTGAAGCCTGGCGGGGACTGCCACCGGGTGCGGCGCGCGCTGGACCGCATGCTGGCCGAGGAGTACGGGCTGACCCACACCACACTCCAGATCGACCACGCGCCGGCGGGCGCCCCGGAGCCCGTCGGGACCGGACAC